The Tenuifilum sp. 4138str genome has a window encoding:
- the miaA gene encoding tRNA (adenosine(37)-N6)-dimethylallyltransferase MiaA yields MLDSKYDLVAIVGPTASGKTQLAAHLAARVNGEIISADSRQVYRGMTIGTGKDLDDYIVEGRLIPYHLIDIVDAGYKFNVFEYQQHFIDAYNDIKKRNRLPILCGGSGLYIDAVLRGYKLLPVPENPELRQELEAKTDEELATILASYKKLHNTTDLDTRKRTIRAIEIEEYYQRQPVDPKPFPQIRSIIFGVKHQRAAEMKRIRERLAQRLNAGMIDEVKALLNAGLTPDDLIYYGLEYKYITEYLIGKHSYDEMFEKLYIAIRQFAKRQMTWFRGMERKGFTINWIPGELTLEEKISLVLNKINE; encoded by the coding sequence ATGTTGGATAGTAAATATGATTTAGTTGCCATAGTTGGCCCAACGGCAAGTGGTAAAACCCAACTCGCTGCTCACCTGGCCGCCCGGGTAAATGGCGAAATAATTAGCGCCGATTCCCGACAGGTATATAGGGGTATGACCATAGGAACCGGAAAGGATTTGGACGATTATATTGTTGAAGGGAGGTTAATCCCTTACCATCTTATTGATATTGTTGATGCGGGCTATAAGTTTAACGTCTTTGAGTATCAACAGCATTTTATTGATGCATACAACGATATAAAAAAACGCAACCGCCTACCAATACTTTGTGGTGGAAGTGGTCTTTATATCGATGCGGTGCTGCGAGGGTATAAACTATTGCCAGTTCCTGAAAATCCCGAACTCCGACAAGAGCTGGAAGCTAAGACAGATGAAGAGCTGGCTACCATTCTTGCATCGTACAAAAAATTGCATAATACCACCGATTTGGATACCCGTAAAAGGACAATCAGGGCGATTGAGATAGAGGAGTACTACCAACGTCAACCTGTTGATCCTAAGCCATTCCCGCAAATTAGGAGCATAATTTTTGGTGTGAAACACCAGCGTGCTGCAGAGATGAAACGTATCAGGGAGCGTCTTGCTCAGCGCTTAAATGCTGGCATGATTGATGAGGTGAAGGCGCTCTTGAATGCAGGTCTCACTCCCGACGATCTTATTTACTATGGGCTTGAATACAAGTATATTACCGAATATCTGATTGGAAAACATTCCTACGACGAAATGTTTGAAAAGCTTTACATTGCCATACGGCAATTTGCTAAAAGGCAAATGACCTGGTTCCGGGGGATGGAACGTAAGGGGTTTACCATTAACTGGATACCTGGTGAGTTGACCCTTGAGGAAAAAATTTCGTTAGTTCTTAATAAAATTAACGAATAG
- a CDS encoding M28 family peptidase, producing the protein MRKLFPLVLLLSVLSGCNSSNTLDTNAISYGDVEHDIMVLSADSMMGRAPFTVGEVRATAYIQNRMKDLGLVPAIGDTYFQDVPMVSITTHLPAQVDVSLASGKLSLKVDDDICLWSPTTRAKVEISKAPLLFLGFGINAPEYGWNDFRDIDVKGKIIVVLVNDPGYYLLDSSLFTGYAMTYYGRWRYKFEEAERQGALGCIIVHEDGPAGYPWAVAGSKSNSPILYVDSKELDTPACTLNGWITREAAEQLFSRCGYSYEAIKKQATSKDFKPINLNATLSLSLSNSVERSVSKNVAGYIKGAEKPDEFIVYTAHWDHLGVGRPLNGDSIYNGASDNAAAIAWMLSIAKAFKQADAPRRSIIFLAPTAEESGLFGSEYFVKHCPFDITKAIACINYDVVLFLGKFKDVTVTGYGHSNLDSLLQVVAEEHDRYIALDPNPENGMFYRSDQLPFLKAGVPAIFAKGYTHQAELGKEKTLELIKDYWQNVYHKPSDEYNPQHDRLDGLVDDAVLFYEVGNRLVNGNIYPQWRKTSEFYR; encoded by the coding sequence ATGCGAAAACTATTTCCTTTGGTACTGCTTCTATCTGTCCTATCAGGTTGCAATAGCAGCAATACACTGGACACAAATGCCATATCCTACGGCGATGTGGAGCACGATATAATGGTGCTTTCGGCCGATAGCATGATGGGACGTGCGCCATTTACCGTGGGCGAAGTAAGAGCGACCGCGTACATTCAAAACAGGATGAAGGACTTAGGGCTTGTGCCCGCTATTGGTGATACATATTTTCAGGATGTTCCCATGGTTTCCATTACAACTCATTTGCCCGCACAGGTTGATGTAAGCCTGGCAAGCGGTAAGCTTAGCCTTAAGGTTGATGACGATATCTGCCTGTGGAGTCCAACCACTCGGGCAAAGGTTGAAATATCCAAAGCACCCTTGCTATTTTTGGGTTTTGGAATAAACGCACCAGAGTATGGCTGGAACGATTTCAGGGATATTGATGTAAAGGGCAAGATTATTGTGGTTTTGGTGAACGACCCCGGTTACTACCTGCTTGACTCATCGCTTTTTACTGGCTATGCCATGACCTATTACGGACGCTGGCGCTATAAGTTTGAGGAAGCCGAACGCCAAGGAGCGCTTGGCTGCATAATTGTTCATGAGGATGGCCCTGCTGGTTACCCATGGGCGGTTGCAGGTAGCAAGAGCAACAGCCCAATACTTTACGTTGATAGTAAAGAACTCGATACTCCGGCGTGCACTCTTAATGGCTGGATAACCCGTGAGGCCGCCGAGCAACTATTCAGTCGCTGTGGCTATAGCTACGAGGCGATAAAGAAACAGGCTACCAGTAAGGATTTTAAACCTATAAACCTAAACGCAACATTGTCTCTAAGCTTAAGTAATAGTGTAGAGCGTTCAGTATCAAAGAATGTCGCAGGTTACATTAAGGGGGCTGAGAAACCCGATGAGTTTATTGTATATACCGCTCACTGGGATCACCTTGGGGTTGGGCGCCCACTAAATGGCGATTCCATCTACAATGGAGCATCGGATAATGCTGCCGCAATAGCATGGATGCTATCCATTGCTAAGGCATTTAAGCAGGCCGATGCGCCCAGACGCTCAATTATCTTCCTTGCGCCTACCGCTGAGGAGTCGGGACTGTTTGGCTCGGAGTACTTTGTTAAGCATTGCCCGTTCGATATAACAAAGGCTATAGCCTGCATAAACTACGATGTGGTTCTTTTCCTCGGAAAGTTCAAGGATGTAACCGTAACCGGTTACGGACACTCGAATCTCGATAGCCTTTTACAGGTGGTTGCAGAGGAACACGACCGCTACATTGCCCTTGACCCAAATCCCGAAAATGGAATGTTTTACCGGTCCGACCAGTTACCATTTCTTAAAGCCGGTGTTCCTGCAATTTTTGCTAAAGGGTATACGCATCAAGCTGAGTTGGGGAAAGAAAAAACTCTTGAGCTAATTAAGGATTACTGGCAAAACGTTTACCATAAACCCTCCGACGAGTATAACCCGCAGCACGATAGGTTAGATGGTTTGGTTGACGATGCGGTGCTATTCTACGAGGTGGGTAACCGTTTAGTAAATGGAAACATTTATCCCCAATGGCGCAAAACATCGGAGTTTTACAGGTAA
- a CDS encoding IS30 family transposase codes for MRRGKPYRRLTGRYTDNRGCIRNRRDISERPPEVDARVRFGDLEVDTVIGANHRGALLTIIDRLSGYLWIRKLEGKNAAELVGKALKVLLHWKPWLHTITADNGKEFAENEAIAKDLGILFYLAKPYHSWERGANENANGLIRQFFPKKTCLDTISHEQVLWVERLLNKRPRKRLGFLTPKEKLEELLFNKKVAFTA; via the coding sequence CTGCGACGGGGCAAGCCCTACCGTAGGCTCACGGGCAGGTACACCGATAACAGGGGGTGCATTCGCAACCGCAGGGACATCAGCGAGCGGCCGCCCGAGGTGGATGCCAGGGTTCGCTTTGGTGACCTAGAGGTGGACACCGTCATCGGGGCAAACCACCGGGGGGCGCTGTTGACCATCATCGACCGGCTTTCCGGTTACCTCTGGATCCGGAAGCTGGAGGGTAAAAACGCTGCCGAGCTGGTGGGAAAAGCCCTCAAGGTCCTCTTGCACTGGAAGCCCTGGCTGCACACCATCACCGCTGACAACGGCAAGGAGTTTGCTGAGAATGAGGCTATAGCCAAAGATCTGGGAATTTTATTTTACCTTGCCAAACCATACCATTCCTGGGAGAGAGGGGCTAACGAGAACGCCAACGGGCTGATCCGCCAGTTCTTCCCCAAGAAAACCTGTTTGGATACCATCTCTCACGAACAGGTCTTGTGGGTGGAGAGGCTGCTAAACAAAAGGCCCAGAAAGCGTTTAGGGTTTTTAACCCCAAAAGAGAAACTAGAGGAATTATTGTTTAACAAAAAAGTTGCATTTACAGCTTAA
- a CDS encoding S9 family peptidase: MKRIVKPICLAAMAIIIGGSGCTDTEKQVKEPLKIDVSLTQEEKDKGLLTPEIMWKFGRIGSSVISPDGKLLAYTTTYYNLQENKGVTNIYLIPTEGGEPVKLTDEQGSESNIQWSADGQAIRFLSTRSGSSQIWEVKIDGTGLKQLTNFDFDINGFAFSPDGKKIVYTKDVKMVDQTEDIHPDMPKAKVRIIDDLMYRHWDYWEDGKFSHLFVADYTENGVENAIDINEGEKWDTPMATDFDMDEVQWSPSGDKIVYASKKLYGKDYAMSTNSDIYLYDLKTRITTNLTDGNPGYDRYPRFSPNGVFISWWSMATPLYESDQKRLYILNTNNNKKTYLTEGFDQNVEYYVWDNDSRNIYFTSGIKGTEQLYKIDVATSKITQLTTGKHDYTSCQFSNGVLTASRMSMSMATELYRIDEQTGEATQLTFTNKHIYDHIKMGEVRERWVTTTDGKKMLVWVILPPDFDSTKKYPALLYCQGGPQSTVSQFWSYRWNFQIMAANGYVVVAPNRRGVPSFGQEWNRQISGDYSGQNIKDYLSAIDDVKKEPWVNEDKLGCVGASYGGYSVFYLAGHHQKRFKAFIAHCGMFNLESFYPQTEELFFPTFDLGGAPWETDNKVAQRSYANSPHKFVKNWDTPIMIIVGEHDYRIPYTQSLEAFGAAQLLGVPSKLLFFPNGTHFVTKPQEAVVWQREFFGWLDKWLK, translated from the coding sequence ATGAAACGAATTGTAAAACCAATCTGTCTTGCTGCAATGGCAATAATTATTGGCGGTTCGGGCTGCACCGATACCGAAAAACAAGTTAAGGAACCTCTAAAGATTGACGTATCGTTAACCCAGGAGGAAAAGGACAAGGGCCTTCTCACACCTGAGATCATGTGGAAATTCGGACGTATTGGGAGTTCGGTCATCTCGCCCGATGGCAAACTACTTGCCTACACCACAACCTACTACAACCTACAGGAGAATAAGGGAGTAACAAATATCTACCTAATTCCTACCGAGGGTGGCGAGCCAGTAAAGCTGACCGATGAGCAAGGCTCGGAATCGAATATTCAGTGGAGTGCCGATGGCCAAGCCATACGCTTCCTGTCCACCCGCAGTGGCTCCTCGCAAATTTGGGAAGTTAAAATCGATGGAACCGGCCTCAAACAGCTTACCAACTTCGATTTTGATATTAACGGCTTCGCCTTTTCGCCCGATGGCAAAAAAATAGTGTATACCAAGGATGTGAAGATGGTTGACCAGACCGAGGATATACATCCGGACATGCCAAAGGCCAAGGTACGGATAATTGATGATTTGATGTATCGCCACTGGGATTACTGGGAAGATGGCAAGTTTAGCCACCTGTTTGTTGCCGATTATACTGAAAATGGGGTAGAAAATGCCATTGATATCAACGAAGGTGAAAAGTGGGATACCCCCATGGCTACCGATTTCGACATGGATGAAGTGCAGTGGAGCCCAAGCGGCGATAAGATTGTTTACGCCTCAAAGAAACTTTATGGGAAGGACTACGCCATGAGCACCAACTCCGATATCTACCTGTACGATCTTAAAACCCGAATCACCACAAACCTAACTGATGGCAATCCCGGTTACGACCGCTACCCACGATTCTCTCCTAACGGAGTTTTCATCAGCTGGTGGAGTATGGCCACCCCTCTTTACGAATCGGATCAGAAAAGGCTTTATATTCTCAACACCAATAACAACAAGAAAACCTATCTTACCGAGGGTTTTGACCAGAATGTTGAGTACTACGTTTGGGACAACGATAGCCGAAATATTTACTTTACTAGTGGGATTAAGGGTACTGAACAGCTCTACAAGATTGATGTTGCCACATCAAAAATCACCCAGCTCACTACCGGCAAGCACGACTATACCAGTTGCCAGTTCTCCAACGGCGTACTTACTGCAAGCCGCATGAGCATGAGCATGGCCACCGAGCTTTACCGGATTGATGAGCAAACCGGCGAGGCCACTCAGCTAACCTTTACCAATAAGCATATTTACGACCATATTAAGATGGGCGAAGTTCGTGAACGCTGGGTTACCACAACCGATGGGAAAAAGATGCTTGTTTGGGTAATCCTTCCTCCCGATTTCGACTCCACAAAGAAGTATCCCGCCCTACTTTACTGCCAGGGTGGCCCGCAGAGCACCGTAAGCCAGTTCTGGAGCTATCGCTGGAACTTCCAGATTATGGCAGCCAATGGTTACGTTGTGGTGGCTCCTAACCGCCGTGGTGTTCCATCGTTTGGGCAGGAATGGAACCGCCAAATCTCTGGCGATTACAGCGGACAAAACATTAAGGATTACCTAAGCGCCATTGATGATGTTAAGAAAGAACCTTGGGTTAATGAGGATAAGCTGGGTTGTGTAGGCGCAAGCTACGGTGGTTACTCAGTGTTTTACCTTGCCGGACACCACCAGAAACGCTTTAAAGCGTTTATTGCCCACTGCGGCATGTTTAACCTGGAATCGTTCTACCCCCAAACCGAGGAACTATTCTTCCCCACCTTCGACCTTGGCGGCGCGCCATGGGAAACCGATAACAAAGTAGCACAGCGAAGCTACGCCAACTCGCCCCATAAGTTCGTTAAAAACTGGGATACTCCTATTATGATTATAGTGGGTGAGCATGATTACCGTATTCCTTACACCCAAAGCCTCGAAGCATTTGGGGCTGCGCAACTACTCGGCGTACCAAGTAAACTGCTATTCTTCCCCAACGGCACCCATTTTGTTACAAAACCACAGGAAGCCGTTGTTTGGCAACGCGAGTTTTTTGGCTGGCTCGATAAGTGGTTAAAGTAA
- a CDS encoding MarR family winged helix-turn-helix transcriptional regulator, which translates to MKIEDEIKGRFRNEYHKGLINLTYTAKQLSYEFYQSLKKHGLTEQQYNVLRILRGFRSEAPLSIGFIKERMLDKDSDVSRIVDRLFEKGLVSRKENPADRRQKSVEITAQGLELLDKMYSCEMKADTLLGNLTIEEVNILNQLLDKIREKKNKAHGGSAFGR; encoded by the coding sequence ATGAAAATTGAAGACGAAATAAAAGGAAGATTTCGGAACGAATATCACAAAGGATTGATAAATCTAACCTATACTGCAAAACAATTGAGTTATGAGTTCTATCAATCACTTAAAAAACATGGACTTACCGAACAACAATACAATGTGCTTAGAATATTGCGGGGTTTTCGTTCCGAGGCCCCGCTTTCTATCGGTTTTATCAAAGAACGTATGCTCGATAAAGATTCTGATGTTAGCCGAATTGTTGACCGGTTATTTGAAAAAGGATTGGTAAGCAGAAAAGAAAACCCTGCCGACAGACGACAAAAATCAGTTGAAATAACAGCACAAGGACTGGAGCTTCTCGATAAAATGTATAGTTGTGAAATGAAAGCAGATACCTTGCTTGGTAATTTAACGATTGAAGAAGTTAATATATTGAATCAATTGCTGGATAAAATTAGAGAAAAAAAAAATAAAGCACATGGCGGTAGTGCATTTGGCAGATAG
- a CDS encoding DUF2079 domain-containing protein — protein sequence MHRNRKQIYWFVVVLTVFFIVFCSISLVNHYLFRTYALDLGMFNQALRNVAQLQKPTFTLGIAGEEIPFLATHFSPIIFLFTPLYFIFGNYTLLIVQIVAILFGGAGIFLYSKHRMNSDNVTPIVSLIHFLSMWGIYSALTYDFHSNVLGAMLVPWLFLFYERKQYKHAFIVVILAILTFETMTIWFAFIIATLAISSYNRKKLVQVDIPLFAFCVLSAIIIIWVAMPLLQSTSTNLQFERYRWLGETPMQVVLNLILSPINLFKVLFTNTTSDVAYDYIKLEFHIMVLVSGGILFLLRPRFLFMLIPIYMLKMIPNDYNFWGINNQYSIEFVPILSIAAISTISEIKINYRLPFAIALAIVTAAATAFTMENRVSKWYDGINTRFYSKQHYQTEFNIKRINEVIRITDGCKAVSASSRLAPHLNARKIYSYPFVKDAEYILLLPKSNTWPLSADDFKKSIDTLSQSQHFTKVYSDNDLLIFKRNERKAIR from the coding sequence ATGCACCGGAACAGGAAACAAATTTATTGGTTTGTAGTAGTTCTCACGGTATTCTTTATCGTATTTTGCTCAATATCGTTAGTTAACCATTACCTATTCCGAACCTACGCTCTGGATTTGGGCATGTTTAATCAGGCCTTAAGGAATGTTGCACAACTTCAAAAACCTACATTTACTCTTGGTATAGCAGGAGAGGAAATCCCTTTCCTTGCAACGCACTTCTCTCCAATTATTTTTCTGTTTACTCCCCTATACTTTATCTTCGGAAATTATACCTTACTGATAGTGCAAATTGTTGCAATTCTTTTTGGGGGAGCTGGTATATTCCTATACTCCAAACACCGAATGAACAGCGATAACGTTACACCAATAGTATCGCTTATTCACTTTTTAAGCATGTGGGGTATTTATTCCGCACTTACGTATGATTTTCATAGCAATGTTTTAGGCGCAATGCTGGTTCCATGGCTATTCCTATTTTATGAACGAAAACAGTACAAGCATGCATTTATAGTTGTAATTCTGGCTATTTTAACCTTTGAGACCATGACCATATGGTTTGCTTTTATTATTGCCACTCTTGCCATAAGCAGCTACAACCGAAAAAAGTTAGTTCAGGTTGATATACCACTTTTTGCATTTTGTGTTCTATCGGCAATAATTATTATTTGGGTAGCCATGCCATTGCTGCAAAGCACTAGCACCAACCTGCAATTCGAAAGATACCGATGGCTTGGAGAAACGCCAATGCAAGTAGTTTTAAACCTGATTCTTTCACCTATCAATCTCTTTAAAGTTCTTTTCACTAACACAACTAGCGACGTGGCTTACGATTACATCAAGTTGGAATTTCATATTATGGTTTTGGTGTCAGGTGGAATACTTTTCCTTTTAAGACCACGCTTCCTTTTCATGCTCATCCCCATTTACATGCTAAAGATGATCCCTAATGACTACAACTTTTGGGGAATCAACAACCAGTATTCCATTGAGTTTGTTCCAATACTAAGTATAGCCGCTATTTCTACAATATCGGAGATTAAGATAAATTATCGGTTACCCTTTGCAATTGCCCTTGCAATTGTTACAGCAGCGGCCACAGCTTTTACAATGGAAAATAGAGTTTCAAAGTGGTACGATGGGATTAACACACGTTTCTATAGTAAACAACACTACCAAACCGAGTTCAACATAAAAAGAATTAATGAAGTTATCAGGATTACCGATGGTTGTAAAGCCGTATCGGCGAGTTCAAGGCTTGCACCACATCTTAATGCACGCAAAATATACTCCTATCCTTTTGTAAAGGATGCTGAATATATTTTGCTTCTACCGAAAAGCAACACATGGCCATTAAGCGCCGATGACTTTAAAAAATCGATCGATACTTTAAGCCAAAGCCAGCATTTTACTAAGGTTTATTCCGACAACGATTTACTGATATTCAAAAGAAACGAGCGTAAGGCTATTCGTTAA
- a CDS encoding class I SAM-dependent methyltransferase, whose amino-acid sequence MNDIKNKWDERYAQKEYVYGKEPNEFFKQELAKHKPGKILLPAEGEGRNAVYAAKLGWEVYAFDSSSEAIKKAQQLASENNVEIHYTLSSFEEADYPDDFFDLIGLFYAHTLSRADNHKKLIRFLKPKGTIILEGFSKEQIHYNSGGPSKIEMLFSEEELQSDFADLTELITEKMEIQLNEGKQHNGKASVIRLIGLK is encoded by the coding sequence ATGAATGACATAAAAAACAAGTGGGATGAACGATATGCTCAAAAAGAATATGTTTACGGCAAAGAACCCAATGAGTTTTTTAAACAGGAATTAGCAAAACACAAGCCCGGAAAAATTTTACTTCCGGCCGAAGGCGAAGGCAGGAATGCTGTATATGCCGCAAAATTGGGTTGGGAGGTTTATGCTTTCGACAGCAGTTCCGAGGCTATAAAAAAAGCTCAGCAATTAGCTTCCGAAAACAATGTAGAAATTCATTACACCCTCTCTTCTTTTGAAGAGGCTGATTATCCCGATGATTTTTTCGATCTGATTGGTTTGTTTTACGCGCATACTTTGTCAAGAGCTGACAATCATAAAAAACTTATTCGTTTTTTAAAGCCCAAAGGGACTATTATTTTGGAGGGATTTTCCAAAGAACAAATTCATTACAACAGCGGAGGACCAAGTAAAATTGAAATGCTCTTTTCTGAAGAAGAACTTCAAAGTGATTTTGCCGATTTAACGGAATTAATAACAGAAAAGATGGAGATCCAATTGAATGAAGGGAAGCAACATAATGGAAAAGCTTCGGTAATTCGATTAATAGGACTGAAATGA
- a CDS encoding T9SS type A sorting domain-containing protein: MPDANTLAIGAYANDGNGTDAGHIRIYTWNGTTWVQKGADIDGEAAGDWSGYSVSMPDANTLAIGALGNDGNGTDAGHVRIYTWNGTSWVQKLADIDGEAANDYSGTSVSMPDANTVAIGADGNAGNGSYAGHVRVFDISSSTSTISPTAANINLYPNPTNEQFTIDVGSLTGTIQLKVVSVEGKEVLNTTIQNKQTVVTTKKWEKGIYIVQIINSNRLTTIKLIKQ, from the coding sequence ATGCCCGATGCCAATACCTTGGCCATTGGGGCTTATGCTAATGACGGAAACGGCACCGATGCCGGCCATATACGCATTTACACCTGGAACGGCACCACTTGGGTGCAAAAAGGCGCAGACATTGACGGCGAAGCAGCTGGTGACTGGTCAGGCTATTCCGTGAGCATGCCCGATGCCAATACCTTGGCCATTGGGGCTCTTGGTAATGACGGAAATGGCACAGATGCTGGCCATGTACGCATTTACACCTGGAACGGCACCAGTTGGGTGCAAAAACTCGCAGACATTGACGGCGAAGCAGCTAATGACTATTCAGGCACTTCCGTGAGCATGCCCGATGCCAATACCGTGGCCATTGGGGCTGATGGTAATGCCGGAAACGGAAGCTATGCCGGACATGTACGGGTATTTGATATAAGTTCTTCTACTTCCACTATTTCACCCACTGCCGCCAACATCAATTTATACCCCAACCCAACCAACGAACAGTTTACCATAGATGTAGGAAGCTTAACCGGAACAATCCAATTAAAAGTAGTCAGTGTTGAAGGAAAAGAAGTGTTAAACACGACCATTCAAAATAAGCAAACGGTAGTAACAACAAAAAAATGGGAAAAAGGGATATATATTGTTCAAATCATTAACAGCAATAGGCTTACAACAATTAAACTAATTAAACAGTAA
- a CDS encoding DoxX family protein, translating to MTPKVEKIHKIAGWVIAGLLTALYLFSASGKLFLHPEQMEQMNLGDWRIIIALGEITSALLYLFPKTNRFGTLLLSSYMGGAIIIHMTGGMSIIMPSAVLILVWVGFYLRTPDFFKIK from the coding sequence ATGACACCAAAAGTTGAAAAGATTCACAAAATTGCCGGATGGGTAATTGCCGGTTTATTAACAGCACTTTACTTGTTTAGTGCTAGTGGAAAATTGTTTCTTCATCCAGAACAAATGGAACAAATGAATTTAGGTGACTGGCGGATAATTATCGCTTTGGGCGAAATCACCTCTGCCCTATTATATTTGTTTCCAAAAACAAATAGATTTGGAACGCTTTTACTCAGTTCCTACATGGGCGGAGCCATTATTATTCACATGACAGGGGGTATGAGTATTATAATGCCAAGTGCTGTTCTTATTTTAGTTTGGGTTGGTTTTTATTTAAGAACACCTGATTTTTTTAAGATAAAATAA
- a CDS encoding MFS transporter, with translation MRESSLLKDRKLYVIFGITLIAVMGVASITPAMPQMADALNLSKTRIGLLISAFTLPGIFLTPLAGIYADRKGRKKILVPSLFIFAIAGFAIFFIRDFYIILLLRVLQGIGAASLGSLNVTLIGDFFKGKQRPAAMGYNASVLSLSTASYPLIGGALAGFAWYYPFVLPLLAIPVGFFVIFGMEEPEFDVSQNLKEYFQAISKSILKKEVIAIFILSVITFIILYGAFLTYIPFLLKQKFNLSAPGIGLMLSLSSITSAIFATQIGKLTNKFGSLFLLKTAFFLYLMVLLLVPNITSLYLFISIVLIFGSAQALNMPSLQTVLANLAPDNQRGAFMSLNGMVLRLGQTLGPIIIGIGFTISGLSGAYYLGAFIAILGLLVLFTMLTEEKMKQK, from the coding sequence ATGAGAGAAAGTAGTTTGTTAAAAGACCGAAAGCTGTATGTGATTTTCGGCATTACACTGATTGCTGTAATGGGTGTTGCAAGTATAACCCCTGCCATGCCACAAATGGCTGATGCACTCAATTTAAGCAAAACACGCATAGGGCTTCTCATTAGTGCATTTACACTACCGGGTATATTCTTAACACCACTTGCCGGAATATACGCCGATCGCAAGGGAAGAAAAAAAATTCTTGTTCCCTCCTTGTTTATTTTTGCCATAGCAGGTTTTGCAATATTTTTCATTCGCGATTTTTATATTATCCTTTTATTAAGGGTTTTGCAGGGTATTGGTGCTGCATCACTTGGCTCTCTGAATGTAACGTTGATTGGTGATTTTTTCAAAGGGAAACAACGACCTGCTGCCATGGGGTATAATGCAAGTGTTTTGAGTTTATCCACAGCGAGCTATCCGCTTATTGGTGGGGCACTGGCCGGATTTGCTTGGTATTATCCTTTTGTTTTACCCTTATTGGCTATACCTGTAGGATTTTTTGTGATTTTTGGTATGGAAGAACCCGAATTTGATGTATCTCAAAATTTAAAAGAATATTTTCAGGCGATTTCAAAAAGCATTTTAAAAAAAGAAGTTATTGCTATTTTTATTTTAAGTGTAATAACCTTCATTATTCTTTACGGGGCGTTTTTAACTTATATCCCATTTCTGCTGAAACAAAAATTTAATTTATCGGCACCTGGTATTGGACTCATGTTGTCATTAAGTTCAATTACATCAGCAATTTTTGCAACGCAAATAGGGAAACTTACCAACAAGTTTGGCAGTTTATTTTTGTTAAAAACGGCTTTTTTTCTCTATTTAATGGTCTTATTGTTAGTACCTAATATAACGAGTCTATATCTTTTTATATCGATTGTATTAATTTTTGGCAGCGCACAAGCATTAAATATGCCGAGTTTACAAACGGTTTTAGCAAATCTTGCCCCCGACAACCAACGAGGTGCATTTATGTCATTGAATGGCATGGTTTTACGATTAGGACAAACACTTGGACCTATTATTATTGGAATCGGTTTTACTATAAGCGGTTTAAGTGGCGCCTATTATTTGGGTGCTTTTATTGCCATACTTGGCCTATTGGTTTTATTTACCATGCTTACGGAAGAGAAAATGAAACAGAAGTGA